The following proteins are co-located in the Komagataeibacter sp. FNDCF1 genome:
- a CDS encoding carboxymuconolactone decarboxylase family protein has translation MTDWNAYRAHLGESIHAFATLSPDTLRGLQTLDGAAARTGRLDAKTRELIALAVAVTTRCDGCISVHSKAAVQAGATKEEIAEALGVAVALNAGAAVVYSSRVLDAVDSVQG, from the coding sequence ATGACTGACTGGAACGCCTATCGCGCCCATCTGGGCGAGTCCATCCACGCCTTTGCCACCCTGTCGCCCGATACGCTCAGGGGACTCCAGACACTTGACGGCGCGGCTGCCAGGACCGGCAGGCTGGATGCCAAAACGCGTGAGCTGATCGCGCTGGCCGTGGCCGTCACCACGCGGTGTGACGGATGCATCTCCGTCCATTCCAAAGCCGCCGTGCAGGCGGGTGCCACCAAGGAGGAAATTGCCGAGGCACTGGGCGTTGCCGTGGCACTGAACGCGGGGGCCGCCGTTGTCTATTCCAGCCGCGTGCTGGATGCGGTGGACAGCGTGCAGGGCTGA
- a CDS encoding 2OG-Fe(II) oxygenase → MIQPVTPDYAALEGAPVSTTPFAHVIVPHFIGRADLHALGASLPVIRSGGSFPPQALGLSPLMARLVTELEGPRLRGLIGRKFGLELDTAPTMLTLRGRTRARDGRIHRDSDSKRVTVLLYLNAATEGDAWSRHEGCLRLLRGPDDLEDFEAEVPPVNGTLLVFPNGPDTWHGHRQYVGPRYTIQLNYMTNDARARNELRRHRLSALTKRLPWVA, encoded by the coding sequence ATGATCCAACCCGTCACCCCCGACTATGCGGCGCTTGAGGGCGCACCCGTTTCCACCACGCCCTTCGCCCATGTCATCGTGCCGCATTTCATCGGGCGGGCGGACCTGCATGCCCTTGGGGCCAGCCTGCCCGTCATCCGCTCGGGCGGATCCTTCCCGCCGCAGGCGCTGGGCCTTTCACCGCTCATGGCCCGGCTTGTGACGGAACTGGAGGGGCCACGCCTGCGCGGGCTGATCGGGCGGAAATTCGGTCTGGAACTTGATACCGCCCCCACCATGCTGACCCTGCGCGGCCGCACGCGGGCGCGTGACGGACGCATTCACCGCGATTCCGACAGCAAGCGCGTGACCGTGCTGCTGTACCTGAACGCGGCCACCGAAGGTGATGCCTGGTCCCGCCACGAAGGCTGCCTGCGCCTGCTGCGTGGCCCGGATGACCTGGAGGACTTTGAAGCCGAGGTCCCGCCCGTCAATGGCACGCTGCTTGTCTTCCCCAACGGGCCGGACACATGGCACGGGCACCGGCAGTATGTCGGCCCGCGCTACACCATACAGCTCAATTACATGACAAACGATGCCCGTGCGCGCAACGAACTGCGCCGCCACCGGTTATCCGCCCTGACAAAGCGGCTGCCATGGGTGGCGTAG
- a CDS encoding 2-oxoglutarate dehydrogenase E1 component — MAGVDILSTAFSGANTAYLAELYARWVADPNSVDPSFASLFQELHEEGTEIVHDAEGASWAPRPHIITGDEPAPLPDGKAAGVTAEGLKAAADDSLRATQLIRAFRVRGHLEARLDPLGLQVPKPHADLDPATYGFGPKDLDRPIYLGHIVASLIGSDTATINQVLDALRAVYCGPIGAEFMHIQDPEQRMWVQARLEGDNWRKGATPEQKKVILQQLTEAEGFESFCQKRYVGTKRFGLEGEDVTIPALHAIIDQAAAGGVRSVAIGMPHRGRLNTLVNIVRKPYTAIFSEFAGASFKPDDVQGSGDVKYHLGTSTDVEIGGTPVHISLQPNPSHLEAVDPVVIGKVRATQDDDDPHQRGRHMGVLLHGDAAFAGQGIVYETLAMSQLIGYRTGGTIHVVVNNQIGFTTVSVHSFSGLYCTDVAKAVQAPILHVNGDEPEAVIYCSRLAAEFRQKFASDVVLDIVGYRRHGHNESDEPSFTQPTMYKAIAARPTIRTLYSDRLVREGVVTEAQVTAEWDGFHDRLEKAYQAAQGYKPNKADWLEGAWKGLKPPPVDATLPAPETGVAIDTLKEVGAALARVPDDFNANPKIIRQLKAKAKMFEIGEGIDWATGEALGFGTLLLDRHKVRLSGEDCQRGTFSQRHAVLIDQINQNTYVPLNNIAKDQAGIEIYNSLLSEFGVLGFEYGYSLADPNALVLWEAQFGDFANGAQVIIDQFIASGETKWLRMSGLVMLLPHGYEGQGPEHSSARLERYLELCAENNMRVCNLTTPANYYHALRRQLFLDYRKPLVIMTPKSLLRNKLAVSELKDFGPGTRFLPVIGEIDQIADPAKVERVVICSGKVYYDLLTERRERKLDNVAILRLEQFYPFPEKMLAEELARYPQAKVIWCQEEPANMGGWNFVDRRIEGVLTSVGHKSTRPTYAGRVAAASPATGLAKVHLAEQAALVNEALGVSA, encoded by the coding sequence ATGGCGGGCGTAGATATTCTTTCGACCGCATTCAGCGGTGCCAATACGGCCTATCTGGCCGAATTGTATGCACGCTGGGTGGCCGATCCCAACAGCGTCGATCCTTCCTTTGCCTCCCTGTTCCAGGAACTGCATGAGGAAGGGACAGAAATCGTTCATGATGCGGAAGGGGCCTCCTGGGCGCCGCGCCCGCATATCATCACCGGTGATGAACCGGCCCCCCTGCCCGATGGCAAGGCGGCGGGCGTCACGGCGGAAGGGCTGAAGGCGGCAGCCGATGACAGTCTGCGCGCAACGCAGCTCATCCGTGCCTTCCGCGTGCGTGGCCATCTCGAGGCCCGCCTTGACCCGCTGGGCCTGCAGGTGCCCAAGCCCCATGCCGATCTGGACCCGGCCACCTACGGCTTCGGCCCCAAGGACCTGGACCGCCCGATCTATCTCGGCCACATCGTGGCCAGCCTGATCGGGTCGGACACCGCCACCATCAACCAGGTGCTCGATGCCCTGCGCGCGGTCTACTGCGGGCCGATCGGCGCCGAGTTCATGCATATCCAGGACCCCGAGCAGCGCATGTGGGTGCAGGCGCGGCTGGAAGGCGACAACTGGCGCAAGGGCGCAACCCCCGAGCAGAAAAAGGTCATCCTGCAGCAGCTGACCGAGGCCGAGGGTTTCGAGTCCTTCTGCCAGAAGCGCTATGTCGGCACCAAGCGCTTCGGGCTGGAAGGCGAGGACGTGACCATTCCGGCCCTGCACGCGATCATCGACCAGGCGGCTGCCGGGGGCGTGCGCTCGGTCGCCATCGGCATGCCGCATCGTGGCCGCCTGAACACGCTGGTCAACATCGTGCGCAAGCCCTACACTGCCATTTTCAGCGAATTCGCGGGTGCGTCCTTCAAGCCCGATGACGTGCAGGGTTCGGGCGATGTGAAATACCATCTTGGCACCTCCACCGATGTCGAGATCGGCGGCACTCCTGTCCATATCTCGCTCCAGCCCAATCCCTCGCACCTTGAGGCAGTGGACCCGGTCGTGATCGGCAAGGTCCGCGCCACGCAGGATGATGACGACCCGCACCAGCGCGGCCGCCATATGGGCGTGCTGCTGCACGGTGATGCGGCGTTTGCGGGCCAGGGCATCGTGTACGAGACGCTGGCCATGTCGCAGCTGATCGGTTACCGCACGGGTGGCACGATCCATGTCGTGGTCAACAACCAGATCGGCTTCACCACCGTATCGGTCCATTCCTTCTCGGGCCTTTACTGCACGGATGTGGCCAAGGCCGTACAGGCCCCGATCCTGCACGTGAATGGCGACGAGCCGGAAGCCGTGATCTACTGTTCGCGCCTTGCGGCCGAATTCCGCCAGAAATTCGCATCCGACGTGGTGCTGGACATCGTGGGCTACCGCCGCCATGGCCATAACGAGTCCGATGAACCGTCCTTCACCCAGCCCACGATGTACAAGGCCATCGCTGCGCGCCCGACCATCCGCACGCTGTATTCCGACCGCCTTGTGCGCGAAGGGGTCGTGACCGAAGCACAGGTCACCGCCGAGTGGGATGGCTTCCATGACAGGCTGGAAAAGGCCTATCAGGCGGCCCAGGGCTACAAGCCCAACAAGGCCGACTGGCTGGAGGGCGCGTGGAAGGGCCTCAAGCCGCCGCCGGTGGACGCGACCCTGCCCGCACCCGAAACGGGTGTTGCCATCGACACGCTCAAGGAAGTCGGCGCAGCACTGGCCCGCGTGCCTGATGATTTCAACGCCAACCCCAAGATCATCCGCCAGCTCAAGGCCAAGGCGAAGATGTTCGAGATAGGTGAGGGAATCGACTGGGCAACGGGTGAGGCGCTTGGCTTTGGCACCCTGCTGCTGGACAGGCACAAGGTCCGCCTGTCGGGTGAGGACTGCCAGCGTGGCACCTTCAGCCAGCGCCACGCGGTGCTGATCGACCAGATCAACCAGAACACCTATGTGCCGCTCAACAACATTGCCAAGGACCAGGCGGGGATCGAGATCTACAACTCGCTGCTGTCCGAATTCGGCGTGCTGGGCTTTGAATATGGCTACTCGCTGGCCGACCCCAACGCGCTGGTGCTGTGGGAAGCCCAGTTCGGTGACTTCGCCAACGGCGCGCAGGTCATCATCGACCAGTTCATCGCATCGGGCGAGACCAAGTGGCTGCGCATGTCCGGTCTGGTGATGCTGCTGCCGCACGGCTACGAGGGGCAGGGGCCGGAGCATTCCTCCGCGCGGCTGGAGCGTTACCTCGAACTGTGCGCCGAGAACAACATGCGCGTGTGCAACCTGACCACGCCGGCCAACTACTACCATGCGCTGCGCCGCCAGCTGTTCCTGGATTACCGCAAGCCGCTGGTCATCATGACGCCCAAGTCGCTGCTGCGTAACAAGCTGGCGGTGTCGGAGCTGAAGGATTTCGGTCCGGGCACGCGCTTCCTGCCGGTTATTGGCGAGATCGACCAGATTGCCGACCCCGCCAAGGTCGAGCGCGTGGTGATCTGTTCGGGCAAGGTCTATTACGACCTGCTGACCGAGCGGCGCGAGCGCAAGCTGGACAATGTCGCCATCCTGCGCCTGGAGCAGTTCTACCCCTTCCCCGAAAAGATGCTGGCCGAGGAACTGGCCCGCTACCCGCAGGCGAAGGTGATCTGGTGCCAGGAAGAGCCGGCGAACATG
- the zapE gene encoding cell division protein ZapE: MNMDIAPARPSSAALPAGTGPFAAYEARVASGRLDRDPEQEKAARRLDRLWRELHDYHPVVQQAAPQATGWLGGLKARFGLASRPASETPRPRGVYMVGQVGRGKTMLMDLFFSLAPVEHKRRVHFHRFMQDVHQRLHDMKEADPDLADPIPPLARQIAQEAWLLCFDEFQVNDIADAMILGRLFDYLFADGVVVVATSNTKPEDLFQDRPGADAFKPFIAAILKEVDTVILDSPRDYRRGNARGMQTWIIPADDAARRALDSIFTHLAAGAPVVPVTLDVMGRSLKVAQAAGPVARFAFTDLCGRPLGAGDYLALATRFPNLVLDGVPRMGPDNFDEARRFIVLIDTLYEQNVKLFASAEDRPDALYAKGQGATAFERTASRLEEMQSAAYMQLPHLNA; the protein is encoded by the coding sequence ATGAACATGGACATAGCCCCCGCCCGCCCGTCCTCTGCGGCGCTGCCCGCAGGCACCGGCCCCTTCGCCGCCTATGAGGCCCGCGTGGCTTCAGGCCGTCTTGATCGTGATCCCGAGCAGGAAAAGGCTGCCCGCAGGCTCGACCGCCTGTGGCGGGAACTGCATGATTACCACCCCGTGGTCCAGCAGGCTGCGCCACAGGCCACCGGCTGGCTGGGCGGGCTGAAGGCGCGCTTCGGCCTGGCGTCGCGCCCCGCTTCCGAAACCCCGCGTCCGCGCGGGGTCTACATGGTGGGGCAGGTGGGGCGGGGCAAGACCATGCTCATGGACCTGTTCTTCAGCCTTGCCCCGGTGGAGCACAAGCGCCGGGTGCATTTTCACCGCTTCATGCAGGACGTGCACCAGCGCCTGCATGACATGAAGGAAGCCGACCCGGACCTGGCCGACCCCATCCCGCCGCTGGCCCGCCAGATCGCGCAGGAGGCGTGGCTGCTGTGCTTCGATGAATTCCAGGTCAACGACATTGCCGATGCCATGATCCTTGGCCGCCTGTTCGATTACCTGTTCGCCGACGGGGTGGTGGTGGTCGCAACCTCCAACACGAAGCCCGAGGACCTGTTCCAGGACCGTCCGGGCGCCGATGCGTTCAAGCCGTTCATCGCCGCGATCCTGAAGGAAGTTGATACCGTCATCCTCGATTCCCCGCGCGATTACCGCCGGGGCAACGCACGCGGCATGCAGACATGGATCATTCCCGCCGATGACGCGGCCCGCAGGGCGCTCGATTCCATCTTCACCCACCTTGCCGCCGGTGCGCCGGTCGTGCCGGTCACGCTTGATGTCATGGGCCGCAGCCTGAAGGTGGCGCAGGCGGCGGGGCCTGTCGCCCGCTTTGCCTTTACCGATCTGTGCGGTAGGCCGCTGGGGGCGGGCGACTATCTGGCGCTGGCCACGCGCTTCCCCAACCTTGTGCTTGATGGCGTGCCCCGGATGGGGCCGGACAATTTTGACGAGGCCCGGCGCTTCATCGTGCTGATCGACACCTTGTACGAACAGAACGTCAAGCTGTTTGCCTCCGCCGAGGACAGGCCCGATGCCCTGTATGCAAAAGGGCAGGGTGCGACCGCGTTCGAGCGCACGGCCTCACGGCTTGAGGAGATGCAGAGCGCGGCCTATATGCAGCTGCCGCACCTGAACGCATAA